A single genomic interval of Perca fluviatilis chromosome 19, GENO_Pfluv_1.0, whole genome shotgun sequence harbors:
- the LOC120547540 gene encoding growth-regulated alpha protein-like, which produces MKLNPQSVCQLAFLSLCCLLITVRESDSTFVPGRCPCPQTQRGVRGQLKELKVYPKSPSCDKVTVIVTLKSNNQVCLNPEAPMGKQLIHCWNRAHKIGREVKLCLKRRRRGGKGGQRQRSRQRSRGHNRKSSSSNSQ; this is translated from the exons ATGAAGCTTAATCCTCAGTCAGTCTGTCAGCTCGCCTTCCTGAGCCTCTGTTGTCTGCTGATCACAG TGAGAGAGTCAGACAGCACGTTTGTCCCGGGAAGATGTCCGTGTCCGCAGACGCAACGAGGTGTCAGAGGGCAACTGAAAGAGCTCAAAGTCTACCCAAAAAGCCCCAGCTGTGACAAAGTCACAGTAAT AGTGACACTAAAGAGTAACAATCAAGTGTGTCTGAATCCAGAGGCACCAATGGGCAAACAGCTGATCCACTGCTGGAATAG agCTCATAAGATAGGTCGTGAAGTGAAGCTGTgcctgaagaggaggaggaggggagggaaagGAGGTCAGCGCCAGCGCTCTCGACAGAGGAGCCGGGGCCACAACAGGAAATCCTCATCCTCTAACTCCCAATAG
- the tmem72 gene encoding transmembrane protein 72: protein MGNSESIWWIVVECTCRILGVSTATVLCAVGVETLQQGEFNSLGIYLVVSSVGIMMFELAYFLDMILFMCLPCPPDWQLFLLWGKMAHIGGFHKFLYYSIMSVVCFLHPVLVWHAIIPGTMLLVTAFFNFILSKKTKTKSPKRPQESHSDQGPTTVYVTEGASNSTVSFFHVVTGRRAGVLALPNRDRCLGPGERGDSVQAMLELEQTAAPKGTDRERRRWKERRLICLRGREEPVEREMEEMDGYCEPEPDTTSDTAPMITD, encoded by the exons ATGGGGAACTCAGAGAGCATTTGGTGGATTGTAGTGGAATGTACTTGCAGGATCCTTGGTGTTTCTACAGCAACGG TGTTGTGTGCTGTGGGAGTGGAGACCCTACAACAGGGAGAATTCAACAGCCTTGGCATCTACCTTGT AGTGTCATCTGTTGGCATCATGATGTTTGAGCTGGCCTATTTCCTGGACATGATTCTGTTCATGTGTCTGCC CTGTCCTCCAGACTGGCAGCTCTTTTTGTTGTGGGGAAAAATGGCTCACATTGGAGGCTTCCATAAGTTCCTCTATTACTCCATAATGTCCGTGGTCTGCTTCTTGCACCCTGTGTTGGTGTGGCATGCAATTATCCCAG GGACAATGCTTCTGGTGACAGCGTTTTTCAACTTCATACTAAGCAAGAAAACAAAGACCAAATCACCCAAAAGGCCACAGGAGAGCCACAGTGACCAAGGCCCGACCACTGTCTATGTGACAGAAGGAGCCTCGAACAGCACTGTCTCATTCTTCCACGTGGTGACAGGAAGGAGAGCGGGGGTACTGGCTCTCCCAAACAGAGACCGCTGCCTCGGcccgggagagagaggagacagcgTCCAGGCCATGCTGGAGCTGGAGCAGACAGCAGCACCTAAAGGCACAgacagggagaggaggaggtggaaagAGAGGAGACTGATATGCTTGAGAGGTAGGGAGGAgcctgtggagagagagatggaggagatggATGGATACTGTGAGCCAGAGCCAGACACCACATCAGACACTGCACCTATGATTACTGACTGA